Proteins encoded by one window of Pristiophorus japonicus isolate sPriJap1 unplaced genomic scaffold, sPriJap1.hap1 HAP1_SCAFFOLD_212, whole genome shotgun sequence:
- the LOC139245162 gene encoding probable G-protein coupled receptor 139, with amino-acid sequence SVPVNLVTIVILSRGKCGLSKCVTRYLVAMATADLLVVILDLILRHIPIRYSEQFIFVQSIPLCNIHAVLLYAATDCSVWFTVTFTFDRFVAICCQKLKTKYSTERTAAVVLGTVTVLSCLKNISWYFMFRSLYVLGNDPWFCNLYETNYASLGWAVFELLHYILTPCVPFILILLLNALTVRHILMASRARRRLRGHSSGESPRDPEMESRKKSMILLFVISGNFILLWAMYMVALVENRIGCISHTVYIPMLVTELGFMLQQLSCCTNTGIYAVTQTKFREQWKNVLKYPFVVIVKCIKR; translated from the exons agtgtccctg tgaacttagtgacgattgtgatcctgtcccggggaaagtgtggactctccaaatgtgtcactcgttacctggtggccatggcaacagcagatctactggtggtgatcctggatctgatactgaggcacattccgattcgtTATAGTGAACAGTTTATTTTCGTGCAGTCCATCcccctgtgtaatatccacgccgtcctgctctatgcagccacagactgttctgtctggttcaccgtcactttcaccttcgatcgatttgtggccatttgttgccagaagctgaaaactaaatatagcaccgagagaacggcggctgtggttctgggaacagtgactgtgctgagctgtttaaagaaCATATCCTGGTATTTTATGTTCAGAAGTTTGTATGTGCTTGGTAACGACCCCTGGTTTTGTAATCTGTATGAAACTAATTATGCATCACTGGGCTGGGCAGTATTCGAACTACTTCATTACATTCtaaccccgtgtgtcccatttattctgatcctgctgctcaatgctctcactgtcagacacattttaatggccagcagagctcgcaggagactccggggtcacagcagtggggagagtcccagagaccccgagatggagagtcgcaagaaatccatgattttattgtttgttatctcggggaatttcatcctgttatgggcaaTGTATATGGTGGCTCTTGTGGAAAACCGGATTGGTTGCATTTCACATACTGTATATATACCTATGTTAGTAACTGAACTAGGATTCATGCTGCAGCAGCTGAGTTGCTGTACAAACACTGGTATTTACgccgtgacacagactaagttccggGAGCAGTGGAAGAATGTGCTGAAATATCCCTTTGTTGTAATTGTAAAATGCATTAAACGATAA